In bacterium, one DNA window encodes the following:
- the ilvC gene encoding ketol-acid reductoisomerase: MSNAVDLKVYYDKDIDANPILTKKVAILGYGSQGHAHAQNLKESGANVKVALREGSKTCERVKNAGLECITFQEAVEWADVLMILLPDTVHKEIYDKDIAPNIKAGQYLGFGHGFSIHYGQIVPPADVNTFIVAPKGPGHLVRSEYKIGRGVPSLVAVGQNPSGDTLDVALAYAKGNGGSRGGVIETTFKDETETDLFGEQAVLCGGATALIKAGFETLVEGGYPPEMAYFECLHELKLIVDLIYYGGISDMRYSISDTARYGDVTRGPRLVTKDTKAEMKKILEEIQNGEFAKEWIEENQKGQPNLKALVDEDKDHEIERVGRKLRGMMSWIKDTQLINSDER, translated from the coding sequence ATGTCAAATGCAGTAGATTTAAAAGTTTATTATGACAAAGATATTGACGCTAATCCTATATTAACTAAAAAAGTAGCAATTTTAGGATATGGAAGTCAGGGACATGCACACGCTCAAAATTTAAAAGAATCAGGCGCAAACGTAAAAGTTGCACTTAGAGAAGGTTCAAAAACTTGTGAGAGAGTTAAAAATGCCGGTCTGGAATGTATAACATTTCAAGAAGCAGTTGAATGGGCTGATGTTTTAATGATTTTGCTCCCTGATACAGTTCATAAAGAAATTTATGACAAAGATATCGCTCCAAATATAAAAGCAGGTCAGTATTTAGGATTTGGACATGGTTTCAGTATTCACTACGGGCAGATTGTTCCACCGGCAGATGTAAATACATTCATCGTTGCACCAAAAGGTCCTGGACACCTTGTAAGATCAGAATACAAAATCGGCAGAGGCGTTCCTTCACTGGTAGCTGTTGGTCAAAATCCATCAGGCGATACTTTAGATGTTGCTCTTGCCTATGCAAAAGGTAACGGAGGCTCTAGAGGCGGCGTTATTGAAACAACTTTCAAAGACGAAACAGAAACAGATCTTTTCGGAGAACAGGCTGTACTTTGCGGTGGCGCAACAGCATTGATTAAAGCAGGCTTTGAAACTCTTGTTGAAGGCGGATATCCCCCAGAAATGGCATATTTTGAATGTCTTCATGAATTAAAACTAATTGTTGATTTGATTTATTACGGCGGAATCAGCGATATGAGATATTCTATCAGTGATACAGCCAGATATGGCGATGTGACTCGCGGGCCAAGACTTGTTACAAAAGATACCAAAGCTGAAATGAAAAAAATTCTTGAAGAAATTCAGAACGGTGAATTTGCAAAAGAGTGGATAGAAGAAAACCAAAAAGGTCAACCAAATCTTAAAGCACTCGTTGATGAAGACAAAGATCACGAAATTGAAAGAGTTGGAAGAAAACTTCGCGGTATGATGAGCTGGATTAAAGATACTCAGCTTATTAACTCAGACGAAAGATAA
- a CDS encoding Spy/CpxP family protein refolding chaperone, whose protein sequence is MKKLLITLCGIVIISGLSNFAHAEEKRHPDKFSPEMKAKMEQRKAEFEKRLNLTQEQKDKMKAIHEASRDQIKPLFESLKAEREKLNQLKSSGALEQEIQAEQQKAGSIRDSIKTIRKSNFEQTQALLTPAQQKEFNKMHEERKKFRNHKNKFEEKDNKN, encoded by the coding sequence ATGAAAAAACTGCTTATTACTCTTTGTGGAATTGTTATCATTTCAGGACTTTCCAATTTTGCTCATGCTGAAGAAAAACGTCATCCTGACAAATTTTCCCCGGAAATGAAAGCTAAAATGGAACAAAGAAAGGCTGAATTTGAAAAAAGGCTAAACCTGACGCAGGAACAAAAAGATAAAATGAAAGCCATTCACGAAGCTTCAAGAGATCAAATCAAACCTCTCTTTGAGAGTCTTAAGGCAGAAAGAGAAAAATTGAATCAGCTAAAATCTTCCGGCGCTTTAGAGCAGGAAATTCAAGCAGAGCAGCAAAAAGCCGGAAGTATTAGAGATTCGATAAAAACTATCAGAAAATCGAATTTTGAACAAACTCAGGCGCTTTTGACTCCTGCACAACAAAAAGAATTCAATAAAATGCATGAAGAACGTAAAAAATTCAGGAATCATAAAAATAAATTTGAAGAAAAAGATAATAAAAATTAA
- a CDS encoding sigma-70 family RNA polymerase sigma factor, with protein sequence MLIEDFIKQNQIKIRNIIGQFTDDETSKDIEQDVYLKIWKNSAQDKPFGYVKTIVVNTCKDFFKSKQYKQSQQTFNDDEKLLSAKAATDTPHQRTERIFRQKMITNAINNLSPKLKEVIILYDIEELEQNIIAQKLKCPIGTVKSRLFTARKQLQADLEKLIEGDLL encoded by the coding sequence ATGCTAATAGAAGATTTTATTAAACAAAACCAAATAAAAATCAGAAACATAATAGGTCAATTTACTGATGATGAAACGTCAAAGGATATTGAACAGGATGTTTACTTAAAAATATGGAAAAATTCTGCACAGGACAAACCTTTTGGTTATGTAAAAACTATTGTGGTGAATACCTGCAAAGATTTTTTTAAATCAAAACAATACAAACAATCTCAACAAACTTTTAATGATGATGAAAAACTCCTATCCGCAAAAGCAGCGACAGATACCCCTCATCAAAGAACAGAAAGAATATTCAGGCAAAAAATGATAACAAATGCCATAAATAATCTTTCGCCAAAGCTTAAAGAAGTTATTATTCTTTATGATATAGAAGAATTGGAACAAAATATTATTGCGCAAAAACTAAAATGTCCGATTGGAACTGTAAAATCAAGGTTATTTACCGCAAGAAAACAGCTTCAGGCTGATCTTGAAAAATTAATAGAAGGAGATTTATTATGA